TTACAATACAAACGTTCAGTATATACAGGAATGTCATTCTGCTCAGTGGTAGCCGTGCCCAGTAAAATATGTTGATCGTAAACATCACAATGCCAATAGATTTGGTTACAATTTCTTTCAGCTATATCAGTAAAAGGGAACACGAAAaaataagattaattaattattagaaaataaaatatgaattgttaTTGGAATATTCCAAAGAGCGACTGctgttacaataataataagaaaacatttcctccacctttaaaaacatttaaactgactCCTAAAGTCATCATGTTGAATCCCAAACCTTACTCTAATCATGAATAAATCAGCAGTGCTCCAATTCCAACACGAGTGACACCATATAAGTTTCTAGGTTTTGGACAGTCTGTTGCTGGGACACTGCTCTTCAAATAACCTAACCTCCAATACAGTTAGAGACGACCCCCTCTCCATCTCATTTCAATCATGACAAGTATTTGTTCATATACAGATTAATATTATTTGACACGTGATCGTGCTGTAATTATGATGTTCAAGTCCTTTTACAGGTGGTTGCAGTCTAGCATGGCtgatacagcagcagcagaggttgTTTACAAAGCAGGACGTCTGTAGTGGTTTGCCGTTCAGAGCTTCATCGAAAGATGCAACAGGCGGACAGGCACGCAGTCCTTCGCTGCTCGGCGTGAATGGCCTGTTTGTTCAATCTCAAGTGCTGTTGGAGCCTGTCCCACACAccaggaggagaaaaggagggagtcTGCCTTTCTAAAAGACACATTCATCTGTCCTCTTAAAACGGGACAATTTGTGTAAAAGGTgccatttacagtatataaatgtagAGAACAACTCTCACTTTAAGTCTGATAGGCATTTCTTTTGACTTGAGAGTTTGCATGTGCTGGCTGATTTACAAAGCCTTGTGCAAAAGCCACATGTTAAATACAACATGATTATAGCTTTGATCATCTCTGAAAGAAAGTATTCCACATTTACTAAATTTGTCTTTTAGTGTTTTCAATTTGCTTCAAGGAAAGGAAgaacattataaataaacaatagTAAATTCTCAGAGAAACAAAACGAACCAAAGATTACGTAGTGTAAGAGAAAGGTGAATCCAACATATACAGAATGTTTGTCTATGTTGGTCATACTGGTTTTGGTCAAAAACACCAATCGTAGATGAAAGCCTGACCACCCATCAACCAAAGTTTGTCAAATGACACAGTCCAAAGCACTCATCTCATGGACAATGTAGCAAGTTGCATTATGTGATATATACCTGGTGTCACACTATGTGAGCACATAATTATGTGTCACCTTCCATTTACTAAAGGGACTTTACTAATTATATCcaaataatattaaattgaaGAAGGGGGTGGCTGTGTAGCAACAAGATCATATGATGCTGCGGGCCAGGTTGAGTCAGTATCAGTAATTTATAGGGAGCTCTTTGTTACTTTGGCTCCACCAAGTCCAACCCTACTACCCTGCACTGAGCACATTTTTATTAGTGGATGCCATCtatatattacatacatttcTATTTGTTTCCTACCCAAGTGCGCCCCGTATGGGTGGCCACAGTGCTAGATAAACAAGCCTGCTAGAAGCAATGGTTGATAAATATAGGCACATTTCTCAACTTGTCTCTATTTCAAATAACACAAGGAAGTGCATTTCATCCAATATATCTCTGGACAAGGACGTGGTAAACCTGTCTAACCCCATCAGGGCCATATAGAGCTGTAGTCGCCTGTAAGGGCggcaaacacaacaaaattgAGCATCCCTCTTCCCCCTACCCTCctgatgaaaaaacaaatcacacgCCTAAATAGGCGGGGCTGGGCTAAGCTGAGTGGTGCATTGTGGGGCTGTGGAAACAGGAGGCTGGCTCAGCTCTAGTGTGCCCTCCTCTGTCTGTTATGGGCTAGAGGGCACATGGATCCCATTCTCTCCGGTGGCCTTGGCTTTGTGAAGAGCAGCTTGGATACGGAAGTGTGTCCGTGATTCCATGGAgtagtttttgtaattttgcctgaaacaaagcaagagaagtGATTAACAATCACATCAGTAATCAATAATCACTTTATAATTTCACAATAGTCCACGTCATCTTTCAGTTGAGCACTGACCATAAGTATAGGGCAAAGTTAACATTTCTTTCAACAGGCAAGTGGGGGATCATTGATTTAACAAACTTCTCCACTAGTAGCTAtgactttaattcattttattctttgaaAAACTTACTTTGCTGTTTCTAGGAGTTTGATAGCTTCATCAATTCTGCCTTGTTCCAGACACAACAGACCATGCTCCAGCAGGGCATTAGGAACCAGGTAGTGGTCATACTTGATCTGGGTCTCACTGTAGAAAAATGCCAAACCAGAGTGGAAGTGAAGTAAGCATGAACAAAGATTCCCTTCAACAGTTATGCAGAGTGTTTTTAGAAACAGAAAAGCCTTTATTCACAAGAGAATGCACAAAGATTTTGATCAGGCTTGATGATGACACAAAGCAAGAAATTGGAGCATatctgtttttgctgttttgtttaattatgtatataataataataaaaggtgagatttattgtatatagtgtgcatgtctgtgtgcattACTAAGACATGCTTACTTGCAGAGGACAAGGGTAAAGTAATGTTCGGCCTCCTCCTGGTGCCCAAGGTGTTTGAGACACAGTCCCTTCAGGAGGCTCAGCAGGCACTGATCGTCTATGGAAAACTCAGTccctgacaaaaacacaaaagtgagTTAGGCCCAGATTACAAAATAACAGGCCTGAATGAAAATTCTCAATAATTATATCTGCAGAAAACATCCTTCTCTGAAATGCTGGGatttaattaagaaaaatatgtgGAATCAATTTCAGCATATTAAtgtcacaaataaacaaaacaatgattttaCTCTATAAGAATCTTGAAGTTGATGATTTTGCATACTTTGGCTGCTCTCGAGGTTAGCCTGTGCCTCATCCAGTGTTTTCAGCATGCCTTCAGTCAGATCTTTATGTTTGCCGATGACTGTATAGCCATTCCAGATGTACATCATCTCCTGGATAGGTATAGATACACGCAAATCATCCATAACAACCAACAATCAGTGAACTTTGATGGATAcaaattaacttaaaaaatgaaGGCACTACATGACATTTCTGATCAAATTACTTCACATATATGATGCAACAACACACTGTATggtaaaagaggaaaaatctAGTTGTGTTACAAATGCAGTGTGACAAAGCAGACGGCCTCGTCCAGTACTGACCAGTGGAGGAGCAGGAAGACAAATGGGGTTTTCTGCCAGGTAGCGGCGGGCTTTCCTTATTGCAAACTTCTCTGTTGGTAAAGATTTGCCTGCTATTTTCTGCTTGAGCCCTGGAACCTGCCTGAAATATACAATATGATGACATTTGTGTTAGAACACAGTGACTACTGATTACACACTGTATGCAGCAGactgtttaaaaatatcaattgtcaaattacattttatattaccAGAGTATTTATTCAGCTGTTTaccataaatatatacattgcatatttttgtgccCCTAAAAGTTTCAATGGCAAAACACCAAAAGTAAAATTTGCTAAATTATATCTCTTATATTAGTTGATATTCGCCATGAAAAACAGTTGTCTACCGAAACAAGATATTATGATATTACAGATTTATCACTTTCGCAGTGAATCATCTCTATTTCACTGTAGTTGCTGTGGGTAGTTTCATACCTGAACAGAGTAAGCGCAGTCTCCCCGAAGGTTAGGCAATCATCCTTAGTCAGCATGCTGAGGTAGGCTGCTTTCATATAGGCATAGGTAGCCtgagggaataaaaaaaagtagttatTACTGCAATCCCATCTATCTTTTTGAAATGAGTTGAGGAGGGAAAGTTTAGAGAGCCAGACCAGGGTTCCAGAGTTAaggtctattttttttatcttgagtCTGGTTACAAGATGTGTTtgtacttattttttattttatacagctGCTGTTTTGCCTTTCAAAtccaattaaaaatacatagaTTTTGGCTTATGGGTTGTTGCTGTCAGATGAAAATATTGCAACAGATTTggtgaatgttgtttttaatttaatagcaaagattacatgttttttttctatgagCTGAgaaatgtttataatatttctgtttaaaaatattttttatatgaaCAGTTTGACGTTAGTTCATGAAAAGGTCACTAAACAACAGAAGCATGCTCGGTCACTTAACATCTGCATTTTCTTTAGTAAACCAGGATATATTTAATCCCTCACCCTTTGGACTTGCAGACTTTATCGTACCTACTGTGATGTATTCACATGTCATCACATCAAGTCTGCAAGGGCACTGGGCCGCGAGAGGATAAAATGCACTCTGAGATGGAATAAAGACCTCCACAGTGTTTCCGTGGAGATAAATTGAAATTAtcatttcaaagtgtttttctgaATGTCTCCTAATGGTTTTGATATGCGTGTGTCAGCTGATACTTGTCAACAAATCTGGTGAGAATACTTGGTGAGATTTTCCCTTTACATGAGCTGCTAAGCACTGCTAATATTATGTTTACATTAAATCCTCACTGTGGAGGTTCACattgtggacaaaaaaaacaaaaaccctttTCCCATGCAGTTTCACAgattataataaacattttaagcCCATAAACCTGTTATTCTGTGTACATTGTACTTCACTACATcgattcattttttaataaaagtttttaaaaaaatcaaatgtcaacaaaagcaaatattttaCGTAGCCTATtactaataatattattatgataattattgattatttgttattgataataataattagtattTACTTTACATCCTCACTTTAAGGCCTATTGTTGCAGGATTATGGAACTTTTTTGTTTCGTTCTCTGGAAGCCCTCAGCAATCACAGACTTCTCAGGAACACACCTGTTCCACAAGTCAGCAAGTGCAGTGACGTCCAGAAAGTTGGATTCTTTTTGTCTTCCGGACATTTGGATTCAGCCTACAGCGATGGCCGCACCCcaatctgctggtatttttattttccttatcatttttaaccatttcctattttatttttgggtGTGACTcacctttcctcctctttcacaTTCACTTCCTGCCCCTTCTGTAACTGTCTGCATCGCCCTTGGTCTGATTAGTCACACCTGATTCCCATTGTCCCCCCCTCTCCTAGTGTATTATTGTGCATCTCCCTTGtttcagtttgtctttgttCCATTGTGACAAGAGGGCACAAGAAAGCGTTTATTTCCTGCATTAACCACCGAGTGTGTTGCTTAATCCCAAAGTGGCCGCTCACCCCCTGACCTATCCATTTTTCATGCATTTGCGCATTGATGTAGGGGTAGGCTTTGGAAACTGCCTGTGTCGGAGTCATGCCATGGAGTACTTGCCTAGTGGTTCCCTTAGTTCATATTAGTGATGGCTCACCTTGGACCAGGAGTTCTCCTTGCTGAGCAGGTCAGCGTAGAAGTAGGCCATCTTCCAGTGCCTCTTGTACGTAAAGCACCACATTAGCTCCCAGTAGCACATGTGGTGGAATTGCTTCCACTGCTGCTGAGCCTCACAGCACTCCTCAAAACGCTTAATGGCCTGGCCAAAACATCATACACactcatattcattcatttatttttcttacacaTATTCAGTTTGCATATTGAATAAGTCAGTGATGAAATCAAATGTATTGTCTTCAAATGCAGTATTTGCATGGGTGCTTTTTTAGAGTTAAATATGCTactgctttaaaataattaaaaaaatatctgttttaCTCGTTTTATCTTTTTGGTAATAACAATCTTCATTGAATACTAATGCATTTTCACATCCATTACAGTCTCTCACTTACACCATCCAGGTTGCCTTTGATCTCCTCTATTCGACCAGCAAAGAACAAGAAAATGGATCCCTGGGAGAGAAAAATCCCACAGCATGTTTAGCAACATCACAGATCAAATCATTTGGGaaactttgaaaaacaaaaacagtgctTATTGCTGTAAAACCTTAGGATATTTCTTGAGATATGGCTGCAGCAGTTTCTCTGCATCTTCAACGTCTCCCTCCCCAGTGCCTGTAAGACACAAACTCAACTAAGATCCTTGTCTGTATATGCGGTCAGCTGCAgctatgtgtatgtgttcttGCTCACCTAGTATGAAGCTCATGAAGGTGTGATAACAGAGCAGCAGCATGTTACATAAGAAGGACCTGAATGTGCTTTCTGCACAGCCCTCCTGAAGCTGCTGGAGACCAAACTCCTGCAGgagcatacacatacacacaatcacacacatgcaagtgCACAAATGAGATGAAGGCTGAATTGAGTCCCCTTTCA
The Scomber scombrus chromosome 8, fScoSco1.1, whole genome shotgun sequence DNA segment above includes these coding regions:
- the ttc39a gene encoding tetratricopeptide repeat protein 39A, whose translation is MPDSPVSPDSPSRVSVINSPDLDPIITDFKLQLPDNKDDLESTDPPNGCSRSDLSLALEDCMAALDLFLRNDFEKAQTQLRSRTKDSMYHALTYATILEMQAMMTFDPHHILAAGNTMKEAQAICQRHRKKSSFSKNFSEEELHAEVCYAECLLQRAALTFLQDENMISFIKGGIKVRNSYQTYKELHTVLQSTGYTHGDNHGHFEGGVKLGVGAFNLMISMLPTRTLKLLEFVGFSGNKEFGLQQLQEGCAESTFRSFLCNMLLLCYHTFMSFILGTGEGDVEDAEKLLQPYLKKYPKGSIFLFFAGRIEEIKGNLDGAIKRFEECCEAQQQWKQFHHMCYWELMWCFTYKRHWKMAYFYADLLSKENSWSKATYAYMKAAYLSMLTKDDCLTFGETALTLFRQVPGLKQKIAGKSLPTEKFAIRKARRYLAENPICLPAPPLEMMYIWNGYTVIGKHKDLTEGMLKTLDEAQANLESSQRTEFSIDDQCLLSLLKGLCLKHLGHQEEAEHYFTLVLCNETQIKYDHYLVPNALLEHGLLCLEQGRIDEAIKLLETAKQNYKNYSMESRTHFRIQAALHKAKATGENGIHVPSSP